A single Nostoc sp. PCC 7107 DNA region contains:
- a CDS encoding tyrosine-protein kinase domain-containing protein, producing the protein MTPPIVKRYLIAFEKYKWIGLGSFALVVAGSTVVAVQPDPPINYIADGALTYNRPPVSFSLTGNEIQQQGQELSEGALLSDQIIETVATKVNVKPKTIGLNVALKLPEKAKAGEVASTVIDLKYKDTDPKRAQEVLQELMQAMIKLSGEINTGRLKAIIQKIEERIPQAKAELQTAEKRLEQYDRRERPAILSAENGSLLAGITNSQNQQRLIQLNIAGIDAQIRSLQAKLGLDVNKAYISSALSADPILGSLRTQLYQTESQIALLRKDLRPEHPTMIQLQRQKEATELLIQQRANEVIGGGGAAAPFSGDISGIRAQSNLDPARQGLANQMVTLQTQRDTLQQQLAQQIREEVRLRQEYSLIPNKQLERSRLEQEVGLKKAVYDQMQAKLTDSKTAEAETVSSLTIARTPSIIPEPTKVKSVPTTLGIGGFLGLLVGGGVIFLLGSLEGVFKTQEDIRDSLKQREVVLLGEIPLMPVDDLAAEAVPVVFSVDSPYLEFYEKFRSNLRRLAGKDVKILLIASTGAQEGKTVSAYNLGVACARAGKRTLIIETDLRSPSRAASLKVNLDPDATIEPLRYYASLSDCIRLVPDVENLYIIPSPGPVLQSPAIIESSEMRRLMEDARERYDLVILDTSPLSYSNDPLLIQPYSDGIVLVARPNYTQESMLGEAIDQLQEAELGLLGVIINGADIEVTVPETAEPLPTSSSKPEPVIAEESDQVSAGVNNTYN; encoded by the coding sequence ATGACCCCACCAATTGTTAAGCGTTATCTAATTGCATTCGAGAAGTACAAGTGGATTGGACTAGGTAGTTTTGCGCTAGTTGTCGCTGGGTCAACAGTGGTAGCTGTACAACCAGATCCACCTATTAACTACATAGCAGATGGCGCACTGACTTATAATCGTCCACCAGTTTCATTTTCGCTGACGGGGAATGAGATTCAGCAGCAAGGGCAAGAATTAAGCGAGGGTGCTTTGCTGTCAGATCAGATTATTGAAACTGTCGCCACAAAAGTTAATGTTAAACCAAAAACAATTGGTTTAAATGTTGCTCTGAAATTACCCGAAAAAGCTAAGGCTGGAGAAGTTGCATCCACAGTTATTGATTTGAAATATAAAGATACTGATCCTAAACGCGCCCAAGAGGTGCTTCAGGAATTAATGCAGGCAATGATCAAGCTGAGTGGCGAAATTAACACGGGAAGGCTAAAAGCAATTATTCAAAAAATTGAAGAACGTATACCCCAGGCGAAAGCGGAATTGCAAACAGCAGAAAAAAGATTAGAACAGTACGATCGCCGAGAACGACCGGCAATCTTATCCGCAGAGAATGGTAGTTTATTGGCAGGAATCACTAATAGCCAAAATCAACAACGATTAATTCAACTAAATATTGCGGGGATTGATGCCCAAATTCGCAGTTTGCAAGCAAAGTTAGGTTTAGATGTCAATAAAGCTTATATTTCTTCGGCTTTAAGTGCTGACCCCATTTTGGGTAGTTTGCGAACACAGCTATATCAAACAGAATCGCAAATTGCCTTGCTACGCAAAGATTTGCGACCTGAACATCCCACAATGATTCAGTTACAGCGCCAAAAAGAAGCAACAGAACTATTAATCCAACAGCGTGCTAACGAAGTTATCGGTGGTGGTGGTGCAGCCGCACCTTTTTCAGGAGATATTTCGGGAATTCGCGCCCAAAGTAACTTAGATCCAGCCAGACAAGGGTTAGCAAATCAGATGGTGACTTTGCAAACCCAACGAGATACGCTGCAACAACAGTTAGCACAGCAAATCCGCGAAGAAGTCCGACTACGGCAAGAGTATTCTTTAATACCAAATAAACAGTTAGAGCGATCGCGATTAGAACAGGAAGTTGGGCTGAAAAAAGCAGTTTATGACCAAATGCAGGCTAAACTCACAGACTCTAAAACCGCAGAGGCAGAAACTGTTAGTAGCTTGACTATCGCCCGGACACCGAGTATTATTCCCGAACCCACGAAAGTCAAAAGTGTGCCAACAACTTTAGGAATTGGTGGTTTCTTAGGTTTGTTAGTAGGTGGTGGCGTGATATTTTTGCTGGGTTCTCTAGAAGGTGTTTTCAAAACCCAAGAAGATATCCGCGACAGCTTGAAGCAACGGGAAGTGGTGTTATTGGGCGAAATACCTTTAATGCCAGTAGATGATTTAGCGGCTGAAGCAGTTCCAGTGGTATTTTCTGTTGATTCACCATATTTGGAGTTTTATGAAAAGTTTCGTAGTAATTTACGCCGTCTAGCAGGTAAAGACGTAAAAATTCTCTTAATTGCTAGTACTGGCGCTCAAGAAGGAAAAACAGTCAGTGCTTACAACTTAGGTGTAGCTTGCGCTCGTGCTGGCAAACGTACCTTAATTATTGAAACTGATTTGCGATCGCCTTCGCGGGCTGCATCCCTAAAAGTGAATCTTGACCCTGACGCGACTATAGAACCTTTACGTTATTATGCCAGCTTGAGTGATTGTATTCGCTTAGTACCTGATGTAGAAAATTTATACATTATTCCCAGTCCCGGCCCTGTGCTGCAATCACCAGCTATTATTGAATCTAGCGAAATGCGGCGACTCATGGAAGATGCCCGTGAGCGTTATGATTTAGTAATTTTAGATACTAGTCCTTTAAGTTACTCTAATGATCCGTTACTTATTCAACCCTACAGCGATGGCATAGTATTGGTAGCACGACCGAACTATACCCAAGAAAGTATGTTAGGTGAAGCGATCGATCAATTACAAGAAGCTGAACTAGGATTATTGGGTGTAATCATCAATGGTGCTGATATTGAAGTTACTGTACCAGAAACAGCAGAACCTCTACCAACATCTTCATCAAAACCAGAACCAGTAATTGCGGAAGAATCTGATCAAGTTTCCGCAGGCGTAAATAACACCTACAACTAG
- a CDS encoding rhomboid family intramembrane serine protease, producing MFPLYDENPTRITPYFTYGLIGMNVLVFLHEVSLSNARLNFFFSEYAVVPRELTYNFDGEWITLITSQFLHGGWWHLISNMVFLWVFGNNIEDRLGHFKYLIFYLTCGALAALCQWAIGMNSPIPSLGASGAISGVLGAYLIRFPHARITTLIFLGFFATTISVPALVVIGIFFVQNVISGLASLQAAANMSVQSGGVAYWAHIGGFVFGVILAPLFGLFKRDYE from the coding sequence GTGTTTCCACTCTATGACGAAAATCCGACGCGAATCACGCCGTATTTCACTTACGGTTTGATTGGTATGAATGTTTTAGTTTTTCTTCATGAAGTGAGTTTGTCTAATGCCCGATTAAATTTCTTTTTCAGTGAGTATGCTGTAGTACCCAGAGAATTAACCTACAACTTTGATGGAGAATGGATAACTTTAATTACATCACAGTTTCTCCACGGCGGTTGGTGGCACTTGATCTCGAATATGGTTTTTCTTTGGGTCTTTGGCAACAATATCGAAGATCGTTTGGGTCATTTCAAATATCTAATTTTTTATTTGACATGCGGCGCTTTAGCGGCTTTGTGTCAGTGGGCGATTGGAATGAATTCTCCAATTCCTTCCTTGGGCGCTAGTGGAGCAATTTCTGGGGTTTTGGGCGCATATCTCATCCGCTTTCCTCATGCCAGAATTACGACCTTAATATTTTTAGGTTTTTTTGCAACTACAATTAGTGTTCCGGCACTGGTAGTCATTGGCATTTTCTTTGTGCAGAATGTGATATCTGGTCTCGCCAGCCTCCAAGCTGCTGCTAATATGAGCGTCCAATCTGGGGGAGTTGCTTATTGGGCGCATATCGGTGGCTTTGTTTTCGGAGTTATACTTGCGCCCTTGTTTGGTCTATTTAAACGCGACTATGAATAA
- a CDS encoding rhomboid family intramembrane serine protease, whose product MVPIRDNNPTQITPYVTYGLIAANVLAFIYESSLPPQALDGFLHLAAVVPRELSLSFAGVSVHQPVPEWATLISSQFLHGGFLHLAGNMLFLWIFGNNVEDKLGHAKYLLFYLACGILASLTQWYFSQNSNIPSLGASGAIAGVMGAYILRFPKAEILGVVPLGIFFPTFRVPAYFFLGFWFLQQSFYGFVSLETPTNIGMESGGIAYWAHAGGFIFGAILGPVLGLFSDKSPDESWYS is encoded by the coding sequence GTGGTTCCCATTAGAGATAATAATCCTACGCAAATTACCCCTTATGTAACTTACGGTTTAATTGCCGCTAATGTTCTGGCATTTATTTATGAAAGTAGCCTTCCACCACAAGCATTAGATGGTTTTTTACACCTGGCTGCTGTAGTTCCCCGCGAACTTAGCTTAAGCTTTGCTGGTGTTTCTGTGCATCAACCAGTACCAGAATGGGCAACTTTAATTAGCTCGCAATTTTTGCATGGTGGCTTCTTGCACTTAGCTGGCAATATGTTGTTTTTATGGATATTTGGTAATAACGTTGAAGATAAATTAGGTCATGCCAAATATTTGCTGTTTTATTTAGCTTGCGGTATTTTAGCGTCTTTGACCCAATGGTATTTCTCTCAAAATTCTAACATTCCGTCTTTGGGTGCTAGTGGTGCGATCGCGGGAGTTATGGGTGCATATATCCTCCGCTTCCCCAAAGCAGAAATTCTCGGTGTTGTACCTTTAGGAATTTTCTTCCCAACTTTCCGGGTTCCCGCCTATTTCTTTTTAGGATTTTGGTTTCTCCAACAATCTTTCTACGGATTTGTCAGTTTAGAAACTCCTACTAATATTGGGATGGAAAGCGGTGGTATTGCTTACTGGGCGCACGCAGGCGGTTTCATCTTTGGCGCAATTCTCGGCCCAGTGTTAGGTTTGTTTAGTGACAAATCTCCCGACGAATCATGGTACAGCTAA